In a genomic window of Sarcophilus harrisii chromosome 4, mSarHar1.11, whole genome shotgun sequence:
- the NPR1 gene encoding atrial natriuretic peptide receptor 1 isoform X2 — protein MLPSPDVTRWKGKDKRKGGREEGRGHSCWRTHAQAHKAPHQQTSRPLERLSRSCQIPRGGRGDRGRSAETMRSPKCSSGALLAFLVQFVLRGCQAKNLTVAVVLPVTNTTYPWSWSRVGPAVDMALKRMNERSDLLPGWTAVYQLGSSENPNGVCSDSWAPLVAVDLKVEYDPAVFLGPGCVYSAAPVGRFTAHWKVPLLTAGASALGFGSKDEYALTTRTGPSHVKIGDFVATLHQELGWERRTLLLYNDRPEHVGDDRTCFFAIEGLYVRLRARLNITVDYLHFVEGDLELYSALLRDVQKKGRIIYICSSPNTFRDLMLLAQEAGMTGGDYIFFYLDVFGKSLQDGHNPISGRPWQQGDKYDAIARKAFQAAKIITYKEPDNPEYPEFLQQLKDLAQKKFNFTVGEGLVNTIAASFYDGLLIYAQAVTETLASGGSATDGEAVTRRMWNRSFYGVTGHLKIDGNGDRENDFSLWDMEPSTGIFRVVLNYNGTTQEMVSVHGRELYWPLGHPPPDIPRCGFDGRDRACSQASFSTLEVLALVGSLLLFSILIVSFFIYRKLQLEKELASELWRVRWEDVQTSSLERTLRSAGSRLTLSARGSNYGSLLTTEGQFQIYAKTAYYKGNLVAIKHVNRKRIDLTRKVLFELKHMRDVQNEHLTRFVGACTDPPNICILTEYCPRGSLQDILENESITLDWMFRYSLTNDIVKGMLFLHNGAICSHGNLKSSNCVVDGRFVLKITDYGLESFRVSEPEHSYTLYAKKLWTAPELLRMAAPPAQGTQAGDIYSFGIILQEIALRRGVFHVEGMDLSPKEIIERVVLGERPPFRPSLALHCHLEELGQLMQKCWAEDPQERPPFQQIRLMLRKFNRENSSNILDNLLSRMEQYANNLEELVEERTQAYLDEKRKAEALLYQILPHSVAEQLKRGETVQAEAFDSVTIYFSDIVGFTALSAESTPMQVVALLNDLYTCFDAVIDNFDVYKVETIGDAYMVVSGLPVRNGRLHAPEVARMALALLDAVHSFRIRHRPQEQLRLRIGIHTGPVCAGVVGLKMPRYCLFGDTVNTASRMESNGEALKIHMSSDTKAVLEEFGGFDLELRGDVEMKGKGKVRTYWLLGERGSSTRG, from the exons ATGCTTCCCTCACCAGATGTTACAAGGTGGAAGGGGAAGgataagaggaagggagggagggaggaaggaaggggacacAGCTGTTGGCGCACACACGCACAAGCACACAAAGCACCCCATCAACAAACTTCCCGTCCTCTAGAAAGGCTTTCACGTTCGTGCCAGATCCccaggggaggaagaggagataggGGGAGGAGTG CCGAGACAATGCGCTCCCCGAAGTGCTCCTCGGGCGCCCTCCTCGCCTTCCTAGTCCAGTTCGTCCTCCGGGGGTGCCAGGCGAAGAACCTGACAGTGGCTGTGGTGCTGCCGGTGACCAACACCACGTACCCGTGGTCGTGGTCGCGCGTGGGGCCGGCCGTGGACATGGCGTTGAAGAGGATGAACGAACGGTCGGACCTGCTGCCGGGCTGGACGGCGGTGTACCAGCTGGGCAGCAGCGAGAACCCCAACGGGGTATGCTCCGACAGCTGGGCTCCTTTGGTTGCTGTGGACCTCAAAGTGGAGTACGACCCTGCGGTGTTTCTGGGGCCGGGCTGCGTGTACTCCGCTGCGCCAGTGGGCCGCTTTACCGCGCACTGGAAGGTGCCGCTGCTGACCGCCGGGGCGTCCGCTCTGGGCTTCGGCTCCAAGGATGAGTACGCCCTGACCACCCGCACTGGCCCGAGCCATGTCAAGATCGGGGACTTCGTGGCCACGCTGCACCAGGAGCTGGGCTGGGAGCGCCGCACGCTCCTGCTCTACAATGACCGACCCGAACACGTCGGGGACGACCGGACCTGCTTCTTTGCCATCGAAGGGCTGTACGTTCGGCTCCGGGCCCGGCTCAACATCACCGTGGACTACCTGCACTTTGTCGAGGGGGACCTGGAGCTGTATAGCGCGCTTCTGCGGGACGTgcaaaagaaaggcagaa TCATCTATATCTGCAGTTCTCCAAACACATTCAGAGACCTGATGCTCCTGGCCCAGGAAGCAGGGATGACTGGGGgagattatattttcttttaccttgATGTCTTCGGGAAGAGCCTGCAGGATGGGCATAACCCTATCTCTGGAAGGCCGTGGCAGCAGGGGGATAAGTATGATGCCATTGCCCGAAAGGCCTTCCAG GCTGCTAAAATTATCACATATAAAGAACCTGATAATCCCGAGTACCCGGAATTTCTGCAGCAGCTCAAAGATTTAGCCCAGAAGAAATTTAACTTCACGGTGGGGGAAGGTCTG GTGAACACCATTGCAGCCTCCTTCTATGATGGGCTTCTGATCTATGCCCAGGCAGTGACTGAGACACTTGCCAGTGGTGGTTCAGCCACTGATGGAGAAGCTGTCACAAGAAGAATGTGGAATCGGAGCTTCTATG GTGTTACAGGACACCTAAAAATCGATGGCAATGGTGACCGGGAGAATGACTTTTCTCTCTGGGACATGGAGCCTTCTACTGGTATTTTCAGG GTAGTGCTTAACTACAATGGGACAACCCAAGAGATGGTTTCTGTCCATGGACGTGAACTGTATTGGCCCTTAGGACATCCCCCTCCTGATATCCCCCGATGTGGCTTTGATGGCAGGGATCGTGCCTGCAGTCAAG CTTCCTTCTCTACTCTGGAAGTCTTGGCCCTAGTTGGAAGTCTCCTGTTGTTCAGCATCTTAATTGTGTCCTTCTTCATATACAG GAAGCTGCAACTGGAGAAGGAGCTGGCCTCAGAACTATGGAGGGTACGATGGGAAGATGTACAAACCAGCAGCCTAGAGAGGACCCTCCGAAGTGCAGGGAGCCGGCTAACTCTGAGTGCA AGAGGATCCAACTACGGCTCCCTGCTGACCACTGAGGGCCAGTTCCAGATTTATGCCAAGACAGCCTATTACAAG GGTAATCTTGTGGCTATAAAACATGTGAACCGGAAACGCATTGACCTCACCAGAAAAGTCCTGTTTGAATTAAAACAT ATGCGAGATGTGCAGAATGAACATCTGACACGGTTTGTGGGTGCCTGTACTGATCCCCCCAATATCTGTATCCTCACTGAATATTGTCCACGAGGGAGCCTTCAG GATATCTTGGAGAATGAGAGTATTACCTTGGACTGGATGTTCCGATACTCACTCACAAATGACATTGTTAAG GGAATGCTGTTTCTGCACAATGGTGCCATTTGTTCCCATGGGAACCTCAAGTCATCCAACTGCGTAGTGGATGGGCGCTTCGTGCTCAAGATCACAGACTATGGGCTGGAGAGCTTCCGGGTGTCAGAGCCAGAGCACAGCTACACCCTCTACGCCA AGAAGCTGTGGACAGCTCCTGAGCTACTTCGAATGGCAGCCCCTCCTGCCCAGGGCACCCAGGCAGGTGACATTTACAGTTTCGGGATCATCCTTCAGGAGATAGCTCTTCGGAGGGGGGTGTTCCATGTGGAGGGAATGGACCTCAGTCCCAAAG AAATTATTGAGCGGGTAGTCCTAGGGGAACGGCCCCCCTTCCGACCATCACTGGCCCTTCATTGCCATCTGGAGGAGCTGGGACAACTGATGCAGAAGTGCTGGGCTGAAGACCCCCAGGAGCGCCCACCCTTCCAACAGATCCGTCTGATGCTGCGGAAGTTCAACAG GGAGAACAGCAGCAATATCCTGGACAACTTGCTTTCAAGGATGGAGCAATATGCCAATAATTTGGAGGAGCTAGTGGAAGAAAGAACACAGGCCTACCTGGATGAGAAGCGGAAGGCTGAGGCTCTACTGTATCAGATTCTGCCGCA CTCCGTGGCAGAGCAGCTGAAAAGAGGGGAAACAGTCCAAGCTGAGGCCTTTGACAGCGTCACCATCTACTTCAGTGACATTGTCGGCTTCACGGCTCTTTCTGCAGAAAGCACCCCCATGCAG GTGGTGGCTCTCCTTAATGACTTGTACACCTGCTTCGATGCTGTGATTGACAACTTTGATGTGTATAAG GTGGAGACCATTGGAGATGCATACATGGTGGTCTCTGGGCTCCCAGTGAGGAATGGCCGCCTCCACGCCCCAGAAGTGGCCCGGATGGCTCTGGCCCTGCTGGATGCTGTTCACTCCTTCCGCATCCGCCATCGGCCGCAGGAGCAGCTCCGCCTGCGCATTGGTATCCACACAG GTCCCGTATGTGCTGGAGTAGTAGGACTGAAGATGCCTCGATACTGTCTCTTTGGGGACACGGTCAATACTGCCTCTCGAATGGAGTCCAACGGGGAAG
- the NPR1 gene encoding atrial natriuretic peptide receptor 1 isoform X1 has product MRSPKCSSGALLAFLVQFVLRGCQAKNLTVAVVLPVTNTTYPWSWSRVGPAVDMALKRMNERSDLLPGWTAVYQLGSSENPNGVCSDSWAPLVAVDLKVEYDPAVFLGPGCVYSAAPVGRFTAHWKVPLLTAGASALGFGSKDEYALTTRTGPSHVKIGDFVATLHQELGWERRTLLLYNDRPEHVGDDRTCFFAIEGLYVRLRARLNITVDYLHFVEGDLELYSALLRDVQKKGRIIYICSSPNTFRDLMLLAQEAGMTGGDYIFFYLDVFGKSLQDGHNPISGRPWQQGDKYDAIARKAFQAAKIITYKEPDNPEYPEFLQQLKDLAQKKFNFTVGEGLVNTIAASFYDGLLIYAQAVTETLASGGSATDGEAVTRRMWNRSFYGVTGHLKIDGNGDRENDFSLWDMEPSTGIFRVVLNYNGTTQEMVSVHGRELYWPLGHPPPDIPRCGFDGRDRACSQASFSTLEVLALVGSLLLFSILIVSFFIYRKLQLEKELASELWRVRWEDVQTSSLERTLRSAGSRLTLSARGSNYGSLLTTEGQFQIYAKTAYYKGNLVAIKHVNRKRIDLTRKVLFELKHMRDVQNEHLTRFVGACTDPPNICILTEYCPRGSLQDILENESITLDWMFRYSLTNDIVKGMLFLHNGAICSHGNLKSSNCVVDGRFVLKITDYGLESFRVSEPEHSYTLYAKKLWTAPELLRMAAPPAQGTQAGDIYSFGIILQEIALRRGVFHVEGMDLSPKEIIERVVLGERPPFRPSLALHCHLEELGQLMQKCWAEDPQERPPFQQIRLMLRKFNRENSSNILDNLLSRMEQYANNLEELVEERTQAYLDEKRKAEALLYQILPHSVAEQLKRGETVQAEAFDSVTIYFSDIVGFTALSAESTPMQVVALLNDLYTCFDAVIDNFDVYKVETIGDAYMVVSGLPVRNGRLHAPEVARMALALLDAVHSFRIRHRPQEQLRLRIGIHTGPVCAGVVGLKMPRYCLFGDTVNTASRMESNGEALKIHMSSDTKAVLEEFGGFDLELRGDVEMKGKGKVRTYWLLGERGSSTRG; this is encoded by the exons ATGCGCTCCCCGAAGTGCTCCTCGGGCGCCCTCCTCGCCTTCCTAGTCCAGTTCGTCCTCCGGGGGTGCCAGGCGAAGAACCTGACAGTGGCTGTGGTGCTGCCGGTGACCAACACCACGTACCCGTGGTCGTGGTCGCGCGTGGGGCCGGCCGTGGACATGGCGTTGAAGAGGATGAACGAACGGTCGGACCTGCTGCCGGGCTGGACGGCGGTGTACCAGCTGGGCAGCAGCGAGAACCCCAACGGGGTATGCTCCGACAGCTGGGCTCCTTTGGTTGCTGTGGACCTCAAAGTGGAGTACGACCCTGCGGTGTTTCTGGGGCCGGGCTGCGTGTACTCCGCTGCGCCAGTGGGCCGCTTTACCGCGCACTGGAAGGTGCCGCTGCTGACCGCCGGGGCGTCCGCTCTGGGCTTCGGCTCCAAGGATGAGTACGCCCTGACCACCCGCACTGGCCCGAGCCATGTCAAGATCGGGGACTTCGTGGCCACGCTGCACCAGGAGCTGGGCTGGGAGCGCCGCACGCTCCTGCTCTACAATGACCGACCCGAACACGTCGGGGACGACCGGACCTGCTTCTTTGCCATCGAAGGGCTGTACGTTCGGCTCCGGGCCCGGCTCAACATCACCGTGGACTACCTGCACTTTGTCGAGGGGGACCTGGAGCTGTATAGCGCGCTTCTGCGGGACGTgcaaaagaaaggcagaa TCATCTATATCTGCAGTTCTCCAAACACATTCAGAGACCTGATGCTCCTGGCCCAGGAAGCAGGGATGACTGGGGgagattatattttcttttaccttgATGTCTTCGGGAAGAGCCTGCAGGATGGGCATAACCCTATCTCTGGAAGGCCGTGGCAGCAGGGGGATAAGTATGATGCCATTGCCCGAAAGGCCTTCCAG GCTGCTAAAATTATCACATATAAAGAACCTGATAATCCCGAGTACCCGGAATTTCTGCAGCAGCTCAAAGATTTAGCCCAGAAGAAATTTAACTTCACGGTGGGGGAAGGTCTG GTGAACACCATTGCAGCCTCCTTCTATGATGGGCTTCTGATCTATGCCCAGGCAGTGACTGAGACACTTGCCAGTGGTGGTTCAGCCACTGATGGAGAAGCTGTCACAAGAAGAATGTGGAATCGGAGCTTCTATG GTGTTACAGGACACCTAAAAATCGATGGCAATGGTGACCGGGAGAATGACTTTTCTCTCTGGGACATGGAGCCTTCTACTGGTATTTTCAGG GTAGTGCTTAACTACAATGGGACAACCCAAGAGATGGTTTCTGTCCATGGACGTGAACTGTATTGGCCCTTAGGACATCCCCCTCCTGATATCCCCCGATGTGGCTTTGATGGCAGGGATCGTGCCTGCAGTCAAG CTTCCTTCTCTACTCTGGAAGTCTTGGCCCTAGTTGGAAGTCTCCTGTTGTTCAGCATCTTAATTGTGTCCTTCTTCATATACAG GAAGCTGCAACTGGAGAAGGAGCTGGCCTCAGAACTATGGAGGGTACGATGGGAAGATGTACAAACCAGCAGCCTAGAGAGGACCCTCCGAAGTGCAGGGAGCCGGCTAACTCTGAGTGCA AGAGGATCCAACTACGGCTCCCTGCTGACCACTGAGGGCCAGTTCCAGATTTATGCCAAGACAGCCTATTACAAG GGTAATCTTGTGGCTATAAAACATGTGAACCGGAAACGCATTGACCTCACCAGAAAAGTCCTGTTTGAATTAAAACAT ATGCGAGATGTGCAGAATGAACATCTGACACGGTTTGTGGGTGCCTGTACTGATCCCCCCAATATCTGTATCCTCACTGAATATTGTCCACGAGGGAGCCTTCAG GATATCTTGGAGAATGAGAGTATTACCTTGGACTGGATGTTCCGATACTCACTCACAAATGACATTGTTAAG GGAATGCTGTTTCTGCACAATGGTGCCATTTGTTCCCATGGGAACCTCAAGTCATCCAACTGCGTAGTGGATGGGCGCTTCGTGCTCAAGATCACAGACTATGGGCTGGAGAGCTTCCGGGTGTCAGAGCCAGAGCACAGCTACACCCTCTACGCCA AGAAGCTGTGGACAGCTCCTGAGCTACTTCGAATGGCAGCCCCTCCTGCCCAGGGCACCCAGGCAGGTGACATTTACAGTTTCGGGATCATCCTTCAGGAGATAGCTCTTCGGAGGGGGGTGTTCCATGTGGAGGGAATGGACCTCAGTCCCAAAG AAATTATTGAGCGGGTAGTCCTAGGGGAACGGCCCCCCTTCCGACCATCACTGGCCCTTCATTGCCATCTGGAGGAGCTGGGACAACTGATGCAGAAGTGCTGGGCTGAAGACCCCCAGGAGCGCCCACCCTTCCAACAGATCCGTCTGATGCTGCGGAAGTTCAACAG GGAGAACAGCAGCAATATCCTGGACAACTTGCTTTCAAGGATGGAGCAATATGCCAATAATTTGGAGGAGCTAGTGGAAGAAAGAACACAGGCCTACCTGGATGAGAAGCGGAAGGCTGAGGCTCTACTGTATCAGATTCTGCCGCA CTCCGTGGCAGAGCAGCTGAAAAGAGGGGAAACAGTCCAAGCTGAGGCCTTTGACAGCGTCACCATCTACTTCAGTGACATTGTCGGCTTCACGGCTCTTTCTGCAGAAAGCACCCCCATGCAG GTGGTGGCTCTCCTTAATGACTTGTACACCTGCTTCGATGCTGTGATTGACAACTTTGATGTGTATAAG GTGGAGACCATTGGAGATGCATACATGGTGGTCTCTGGGCTCCCAGTGAGGAATGGCCGCCTCCACGCCCCAGAAGTGGCCCGGATGGCTCTGGCCCTGCTGGATGCTGTTCACTCCTTCCGCATCCGCCATCGGCCGCAGGAGCAGCTCCGCCTGCGCATTGGTATCCACACAG GTCCCGTATGTGCTGGAGTAGTAGGACTGAAGATGCCTCGATACTGTCTCTTTGGGGACACGGTCAATACTGCCTCTCGAATGGAGTCCAACGGGGAAG